A segment of the Methanocella sp. genome:
ATACCGCGGCAAGCACCATAAGAAGATAATCGAGCTGGCGGAGAGCCTGCCAGATTCGGACAGGAGCATATTCATTTTTTCGACGTCGGGGAAGGGCGATATCAACCAGCACAAGCTGTTGAGCTCTATTATCTCGCGCAAAGGCTACCGGAACGCCGGCGAGTTCCTCTGCAAAGGCTGGGATACCGATGGTCTGTTCAAGTATATGGGCGGTATCAACCGTGGTCTTCCCAATGATACGATGCTAGAGCAGGCCCGGGACTTCGCGAAGACGTTGCGTGTATGACCACGCAGTAATAGTTACCTGGGCCCAGTTACCTGGGCCCGACGATCTCCCATGCCTTCGCCAACAATACGTCTTTTTCTTCTCTACTAAAAGGGAAATCGTTGAGCACGTGCGCGACGCTGGCCACGTCGCAGCGCAGCTCGTCCATGGA
Coding sequences within it:
- a CDS encoding flavodoxin family protein, whose translation is MKTIIVCESESHGNTLRVAKAMAEVLNAPVVSAGEFDASRAGEYDLIGLGSGIYRGKHHKKIIELAESLPDSDRSIFIFSTSGKGDINQHKLLSSIISRKGYRNAGEFLCKGWDTDGLFKYMGGINRGLPNDTMLEQARDFAKTLRV